From Streptomyces sp. NBC_00775, one genomic window encodes:
- a CDS encoding eCIS core domain-containing protein, which yields MQTSRSHAEQASQAGTRKSGRGPAAARRETSEGGAAVPPPLTADALRAAQRGAGNAAVTGMIARRARTTPAPEQPDHGVDRVLGSAGKPLATPVRQDMEARFGTDFSDVRLHTGASAARSARAIGARAYTSGSHVVLGVGGGDKHTLAHELTHVVQQRNGPVSGTDHGNGLKVSDPSDTFERAAEANAHKVMSGPAPDVQRLPEAGPDGTAEAAADTVQRASSTVLENAVVTHYQPTKAGTQNAQNLTIRRPSRVTGPVNPTGTAGRAAAPNPIAVKELHTAYKNQVGKRGAPSEADVWKDLFGGAGYDRGHVMGLEVGGSDVKENIVPQWSLNQGTGMWRRIETALVGVGTGNLRFEVNYATAQGNHRHVMVPVGIDIYLDNASYDVWENEPDVNDLMRAGKDPSDLAEYYTQAKEALNGQTTRTEAQMQDFAVAALSEDKATFLAYRDYEAASAQGQNPGASTAGTHLQGMTKSTFPKDRRDKLIKSYVDAGWVTKTGTGPSATYTLHDAPAPAPEPDSDVSSSGESDVEMSDGSQMSAPGQPFASIQFGSQSSSDSDFDDRMSDS from the coding sequence ATGCAGACATCCAGGTCGCACGCCGAGCAGGCCTCGCAGGCCGGGACCCGGAAGTCGGGGCGCGGCCCGGCCGCCGCCCGCCGGGAGACGTCCGAAGGCGGCGCCGCCGTACCGCCTCCGCTCACCGCCGACGCGCTCCGCGCGGCGCAGCGCGGCGCGGGCAACGCCGCGGTGACCGGCATGATCGCCCGCCGCGCCCGCACCACGCCCGCCCCGGAGCAGCCGGACCACGGTGTGGACCGGGTCCTGGGCTCCGCCGGCAAACCCCTCGCCACTCCGGTACGCCAGGACATGGAGGCCCGGTTCGGAACCGACTTCTCCGATGTACGACTGCACACCGGAGCCTCCGCCGCCCGCTCGGCCCGCGCCATCGGGGCCCGCGCCTACACCTCCGGCAGCCATGTCGTCCTCGGCGTCGGCGGCGGCGACAAGCACACCCTCGCCCACGAACTCACCCACGTCGTCCAGCAGCGCAACGGTCCGGTGTCGGGCACCGACCACGGCAACGGGCTCAAGGTCTCCGACCCGTCGGACACGTTCGAACGAGCCGCCGAGGCCAACGCGCACAAGGTGATGTCCGGGCCGGCCCCGGACGTGCAGCGCCTGCCGGAGGCCGGGCCGGACGGGACGGCGGAAGCAGCGGCGGACACGGTCCAGCGGGCCAGCAGCACCGTGCTGGAGAACGCGGTCGTGACGCACTACCAACCCACCAAGGCCGGCACCCAGAACGCACAGAACCTCACCATCCGGCGTCCCAGCAGGGTGACCGGCCCCGTCAACCCGACGGGCACGGCCGGCCGGGCGGCGGCGCCGAACCCGATCGCGGTCAAGGAACTCCACACGGCCTACAAGAACCAGGTCGGCAAGCGTGGGGCGCCCAGCGAGGCGGACGTGTGGAAGGACCTGTTCGGCGGGGCGGGCTACGACCGCGGCCATGTCATGGGTCTGGAGGTGGGCGGGAGCGACGTCAAGGAGAACATCGTCCCCCAGTGGTCCCTGAACCAGGGCACCGGCATGTGGCGCCGGATCGAGACGGCGTTGGTGGGGGTGGGCACGGGCAACCTCCGCTTCGAGGTGAACTACGCGACGGCACAGGGCAATCACCGCCACGTGATGGTCCCGGTCGGCATCGACATCTACCTCGACAACGCCTCCTACGACGTGTGGGAGAACGAGCCGGACGTCAACGACCTGATGAGGGCGGGAAAGGACCCGAGCGACCTGGCGGAGTACTACACGCAGGCGAAGGAAGCACTGAACGGCCAGACGACGCGGACCGAGGCCCAGATGCAGGACTTCGCCGTGGCGGCGCTGTCCGAGGACAAGGCCACCTTCCTCGCCTACCGGGACTACGAGGCGGCGAGCGCCCAGGGCCAGAACCCCGGTGCCAGTACCGCCGGCACCCACTTGCAGGGCATGACCAAGTCCACCTTCCCCAAGGACCGCCGGGACAAGCTCATCAAGTCGTACGTCGACGCGGGCTGGGTGACCAAGACCGGCACCGGTCCCAGCGCGACCTACACCCTGCACGACGCTCCGGCTCCGGCGCCCGAGCCCGACAGCGACGTCAGCTCCAGCGGCGAGTCCGACGTCGAGATGTCCGACGGTTCCCAGATGTCGGCGCCGGGACAGCCGTTCGCCAGCATCCAGTTCGGCTCGCAGAGCAGCTCCGACTCGGACTTCGACGACCGGATGTCCGACTCCTGA